The following coding sequences lie in one Candidatus Delongbacteria bacterium genomic window:
- a CDS encoding acetate kinase: protein MKVLVINCGSSSIKYQLFNMDENERVLASGLVDKIGLKGSVIKHKKENGEKVEFEGDILDHQSGIGFLFGILTSEKHGCLSRLDEIDAVGHRVAHGGESFKTSAFLDDDAIKKIEDLIVLAPLHNPPNLKGIYAIKAHLPNTPQVAVFDTTFHQSMPEHSYMYAIPYSLYEKYRIRRYGFHGTSHRFVAKHAAEELGKNFEDLKIITCHLGNGASICAIKDGKSMDTSMGFTPVEGLIMGTRCGDLDIGAVTYIMQKEEIGFNQANTLINKHSGMLGVSGVSSDMRDLEEAAWEKKDHRAQLALDMFAYRVRKYIGSYAAVLGGLDLLIFTGGIGENGPEIREIICKDFEYLGLQFAQEKNDRVRGKIKVISSDDSNVTAMVYPTNEELVIAQDTAEIVNSMK from the coding sequence ATGAAAGTTCTTGTAATAAATTGTGGTAGTTCATCCATCAAGTATCAATTGTTCAATATGGATGAAAATGAAAGAGTACTGGCTAGTGGATTGGTTGACAAAATTGGTCTTAAAGGCTCAGTAATCAAACACAAAAAAGAAAATGGCGAAAAAGTTGAGTTTGAAGGTGATATTCTCGACCATCAAAGTGGTATCGGATTTCTTTTCGGAATTTTGACAAGTGAAAAACATGGCTGTCTTTCAAGACTTGATGAAATTGATGCAGTTGGTCACAGAGTTGCCCACGGTGGTGAAAGCTTCAAAACTAGTGCATTTCTTGATGATGATGCTATAAAAAAGATTGAAGATCTTATTGTTTTAGCTCCTCTTCATAATCCTCCAAACTTAAAAGGTATTTATGCGATAAAAGCACATTTACCTAATACACCTCAAGTAGCAGTTTTTGATACAACGTTCCACCAATCAATGCCTGAACATTCTTACATGTATGCTATCCCATACTCTCTTTATGAAAAATATAGAATTAGAAGATATGGATTCCACGGTACATCTCATAGATTTGTTGCAAAACATGCTGCAGAAGAGCTAGGTAAAAATTTTGAAGATTTAAAAATTATTACTTGTCACCTTGGTAATGGTGCATCAATTTGTGCTATCAAAGATGGTAAATCTATGGATACTTCAATGGGATTCACTCCTGTAGAAGGACTTATCATGGGAACTAGATGTGGTGATCTTGACATTGGTGCAGTTACTTATATCATGCAAAAAGAAGAGATTGGATTTAATCAAGCAAATACTTTGATCAATAAACATAGTGGAATGCTTGGTGTTTCTGGTGTTTCTTCCGATATGAGAGATCTTGAAGAAGCTGCTTGGGAGAAAAAAGATCACAGAGCTCAATTGGCTCTTGACATGTTTGCTTATAGAGTTAGAAAATATATTGGTTCTTATGCTGCTGTTTTAGGTGGTTTGGATCTTTTAATTTTCACTGGTGGTATTGGCGAAAATGGTCCAGAAATTAGAGAAATTATCTGTAAAGATTTTGAATATTTAGGACTTCAGTTTGCTCAGGAAAAAAATGACAGGGTAAGAGGAAAAATCAAAGTTATTTCATCTGATGATTCAAATGTTACAGCAATGGTTTATCCTACAAACGAAGAGCTTGTAATTGCTCAGGATACTGCTGAAATTGTAAATAGCATGAAATAG
- a CDS encoding 3-hydroxyacyl-CoA dehydrogenase family protein — protein MAERLEDYGLSKKVDQDKNTLSLIGIIGCGENGQEIAKMVSGAGFEVNFVELSDELVTKALEGIGSKLDAEINSWGMTGGEKRLILSRIKGSTNLESLKDCDLIIEAITVEDPSLKISSRNEIFRKLEDIIKPTTTIATKTSTLLISDLAINMKKPERLIGLHFIEPSPAVNVVEVVKSVKTSDKTFETISVFVKMLKKQLVLINESPGNISTRIIVPLINEACELLMEGVGSVEDIDRIMRCGFGLEIGPFQLADKIGLDRVLRWMENLYNEFGERKYKPSQLIKRLVRSNRTGKRTGEGFYKYN, from the coding sequence ATGGCTGAAAGATTGGAAGATTACGGTCTTTCCAAGAAAGTTGACCAAGATAAAAATACTTTGTCATTGATTGGTATTATTGGCTGTGGAGAAAACGGACAAGAAATTGCCAAAATGGTCAGCGGTGCAGGTTTTGAAGTAAATTTTGTGGAATTAAGTGACGAACTTGTTACTAAAGCTTTAGAAGGTATTGGATCGAAGCTTGATGCAGAGATCAACAGTTGGGGTATGACTGGTGGTGAAAAGAGATTGATCCTTTCCAGAATTAAAGGCTCTACAAATCTTGAAAGCCTAAAAGATTGTGATCTTATCATTGAAGCTATTACAGTTGAAGATCCTAGTTTAAAAATCAGTTCTAGAAATGAAATTTTCAGAAAACTAGAAGATATTATCAAACCTACAACTACAATAGCTACTAAGACTTCAACTTTGCTAATTTCTGATCTGGCTATCAATATGAAAAAACCGGAAAGATTGATTGGTCTTCATTTCATTGAACCATCTCCGGCTGTAAATGTTGTTGAAGTTGTAAAATCTGTAAAAACTTCTGATAAAACTTTTGAAACTATTTCCGTATTTGTTAAGATGCTGAAAAAACAATTAGTTTTAATAAATGAAAGTCCTGGAAATATCAGTACACGTATCATCGTCCCTCTTATCAATGAAGCTTGTGAGCTTTTAATGGAAGGTGTTGGTTCAGTAGAAGACATCGACAGAATTATGAGATGTGGATTTGGACTGGAAATTGGACCGTTCCAACTTGCAGATAAAATTGGTCTTGATAGAGTATTAAGATGGATGGAAAATCTTTACAATGAGTTTGGCGAAAGAAAATATAAGCCTTCTCAATTGATTAAAAGGCTTGTAAGATCCAACAGAACTGGTAAGAGAACTGGTGAAGGTTTTTACAAATACAATTAA